In Nitrosarchaeum sp., a genomic segment contains:
- a CDS encoding PfkB family carbohydrate kinase, giving the protein MLTVFGSTALDTIRTPKKILKDVLGGAATFAAISASNFVDTGLIAVVGKDFPERYHQILAKYLDLRGLTIKDGKTFRYDGSYDKTLSTRETLKTELNVLADFKPTVPQEYKKSQFVYLANNDPDQNLMLIKEFDKVKFSMCDTIEFWISTKRESVIKMIKAVDAVVINDEEAKLLTKEFNLIKCAKKMMEWGAKYVIIKKGEHGSMMFFDDVVFPSAGFSLEDVVDPTGAGDSFAGAMIGYLASKNSVKLSEIKKAVVYGNVLGSFAVERYGLDGLLQIKKTDIMKRVKLYEKMIRF; this is encoded by the coding sequence ATGTTAACTGTTTTTGGTTCTACTGCCTTAGATACAATTAGAACACCAAAAAAAATTTTAAAAGATGTTTTAGGTGGTGCTGCTACATTTGCAGCAATATCAGCAAGTAATTTTGTCGATACCGGACTAATAGCAGTAGTTGGAAAAGATTTTCCTGAAAGATATCATCAAATTTTAGCAAAATATCTTGATTTACGAGGCTTGACCATAAAAGATGGTAAGACATTTCGTTATGATGGAAGTTATGATAAAACACTTAGTACAAGAGAAACTTTAAAGACTGAGTTAAATGTATTAGCAGATTTTAAACCAACTGTTCCACAAGAATATAAAAAATCTCAATTTGTGTATCTAGCCAATAATGATCCTGATCAAAATTTAATGTTAATTAAAGAATTTGATAAAGTAAAGTTTTCAATGTGTGATACTATAGAATTTTGGATTTCTACAAAACGTGAATCTGTAATTAAGATGATTAAAGCTGTAGATGCAGTGGTCATAAATGACGAAGAAGCTAAATTGCTAACAAAAGAATTCAACCTAATAAAATGTGCAAAAAAAATGATGGAATGGGGTGCAAAATATGTAATTATTAAAAAAGGAGAGCATGGCTCAATGATGTTTTTTGATGATGTGGTATTTCCATCAGCAGGATTTTCATTAGAAGATGTAGTGGATCCAACAGGTGCAGGAGATTCGTTTGCTGGAGCCATGATAGGGTATTTAGCTAGTAAAAATTCAGTCAAGTTATCAGAGATCAAAAAAGCTGTTGTTTATGGAAATGTTTTGGGTTCATTTGCTGTTGAAAGATATGGATTAGATGGATTACTTCAAATTAAAAAAACAGATATCATGAAACGAGTCAAATTATATGAAAAAATGATTCGTTTCTAA
- a CDS encoding dUTPase, protein MSEKNEDRLDTIFKLQKGLSEMMKLDRYPKDSEGRISALSTAIIHEAVELQRTTNWKWWKTPVPFNVLEAREELIDIWHFVVQASLELNLTPDDILEEYKKKNEINRERQRNGY, encoded by the coding sequence ATGTCTGAAAAAAATGAAGATCGTTTAGATACTATATTCAAATTACAAAAGGGGTTATCAGAAATGATGAAGTTAGATCGATATCCAAAAGATTCTGAAGGAAGAATTTCTGCATTATCTACAGCAATAATACATGAAGCAGTAGAACTACAAAGAACTACAAATTGGAAATGGTGGAAAACTCCAGTTCCATTTAATGTATTAGAAGCAAGAGAAGAATTAATCGATATTTGGCATTTTGTGGTACAAGCATCCTTAGAACTAAATTTAACTCCAGATGATATTCTTGAAGAATATAAAAAGAAAAATGAAATTAATCGAGAAAGACAAAGAAACGGATACTAG
- a CDS encoding tetrahydromethanopterin S-methyltransferase subunit A, with the protein MNSIENAIGELCKIILPIPEESYLGNPHSSIAICTLSSMNLLKKISNSELLNHISIAGRLLSENKGIDSIIKYLNQNKKVKTLIVCGKEVWGHKAGHSLIKLHENGINEHGRIINSSSPDPFLTSTKSEINYFQNEINLVNIINETNLETIKKYIN; encoded by the coding sequence ATGAATAGTATTGAAAATGCAATTGGAGAATTATGCAAGATTATACTACCAATCCCAGAAGAATCATACCTAGGAAATCCTCATTCTTCTATAGCAATTTGTACACTTTCAAGCATGAATTTACTTAAAAAAATCTCAAATTCTGAACTTTTGAATCATATTTCTATTGCTGGAAGATTACTTTCTGAAAACAAAGGAATTGATTCTATAATTAAATATCTTAACCAAAATAAAAAAGTAAAGACGCTTATAGTTTGTGGCAAAGAAGTTTGGGGTCATAAAGCTGGTCATTCATTGATCAAATTACATGAAAATGGAATCAATGAACATGGGAGAATAATTAACTCTTCAAGTCCTGATCCTTTTCTTACTTCAACAAAATCTGAGATAAATTATTTTCAGAATGAAATCAATCTAGTAAATATAATCAATGAAACTAATCTTGAAACAATTAAAAAATATATAAACTAG
- a CDS encoding DegT/DnrJ/EryC1/StrS family aminotransferase codes for MKIAINVPFVGKDEISAVTSILKNGSLTSAASHGGKHVQAFEKSASLFIKSKYVVAVNSGTAALQAALYALDIKKGDEVLVPSFTFVATANSVVSTGAKPVFVDILKENYTMDPDDLQKKITKKTRAIIPVHLYGNVAYIDRILEIAKKHNLPVIEDSAQSLGSTYKGKHAGTFSDLGCWSMYPAKVMTSGEGGFIGTNNKKLHDKLLMIRNHGMVHGYDTRIFGLNLRLPEISAAIATIQMKKLPGFLKTRQKNANLLSKLISNLNIILPHQRKNENVNWYLYTIATSKRDKILKKLNEKGIGAASYYPIPVHKTPFYQQKIKLPITEWASSHTLSLPIHPKVTSKNIEFIAQSLRDIVNE; via the coding sequence TTGAAAATTGCAATTAATGTTCCATTTGTAGGTAAAGATGAAATTTCTGCAGTTACTTCAATTCTTAAAAATGGTTCACTTACATCAGCAGCAAGTCATGGAGGAAAGCATGTACAAGCATTTGAAAAATCAGCATCTTTATTCATAAAATCAAAATATGTAGTTGCTGTAAATTCTGGTACTGCTGCTTTACAGGCTGCACTTTATGCTTTAGATATCAAAAAAGGTGATGAAGTACTTGTTCCTTCATTTACATTTGTTGCAACTGCCAATTCTGTTGTCTCTACTGGAGCAAAACCAGTCTTTGTTGATATATTGAAAGAAAATTATACTATGGATCCTGATGATCTACAAAAAAAGATTACAAAAAAGACTAGAGCAATTATACCTGTACATCTTTATGGCAATGTAGCATATATTGATAGGATCTTAGAAATCGCAAAAAAACATAATTTGCCTGTAATAGAGGACTCTGCTCAATCTTTAGGTTCTACTTACAAAGGAAAACATGCTGGAACTTTTTCTGATTTAGGTTGTTGGAGTATGTATCCTGCTAAAGTAATGACATCTGGTGAAGGAGGATTTATTGGAACTAACAATAAAAAATTACATGATAAATTATTGATGATCAGAAACCATGGAATGGTTCATGGATATGATACCAGAATATTTGGATTAAATCTTAGATTACCAGAAATAAGTGCTGCCATTGCAACAATACAAATGAAAAAACTTCCTGGATTTCTAAAAACCAGACAAAAAAACGCAAATCTATTATCAAAACTTATTTCTAATTTGAATATTATTTTACCACATCAAAGAAAAAATGAAAATGTGAACTGGTATCTTTACACAATAGCAACTTCAAAACGAGATAAAATTTTGAAAAAACTTAATGAAAAAGGAATAGGCGCAGCTTCTTACTATCCTATTCCAGTTCACAAAACACCATTTTACCAACAAAAAATCAAACTTCCTATAACTGAATGGGCCTCATCTCATACTTTATCTCTTCCAATACATCCTAAAGTTACTAGTAAAAATATTGAATTTATCGCACAATCTCTTCGTGATATAGTCAATGAATAG